The Candidatus Methylacidiphilales bacterium genomic interval CGTCGTCGAAGGCTTTCTTCGTTTTGAGTTCTTCCAAGATCGCCTGTTTGCGGTTGGCCAGGAACTCGGTCAGCTTGATCTGGGTGGCTTTGACGTTCTCGACTTTGACGGAATCAAAGTGCCCGTTCTGGACCGCCCACAGGATGCAGGACTGGATCTCGACCGGGATCGGATTGTACTGCTGCTGCTTGAAGACTTCCACGATGCGGGCCCCGCGTTCCAGACGGGCCTTGGTGGCGGCGTCGAGGTCGGAGGCGAACTGGGCGAAGGCGGCGAGTTCGCGGAACTGGGCCAATTCGAGTTTGACCTTGCCCGCGACCTGTTTCATGGCCTTGATCTGGGCCGAGGAACCAACGCGGGAGACGGAGATCCCGACGTTGATGGCCGGGCGGACACCCTGGTAGAAGAGGTCGGACTCGAGGAAGATCTGACCGTCGGTGATGGAAATCACGTTCGTCGGGATGTAGGCCGAAACGTCCCCGGCCTGGGTCTCGATGATGGGGAGCGCGGTGAGCGATCCGTTCCCGGATTTCTCGTTCAGGCGGGCCGAGCGCTCGAGGAGGCGGCTGTGCAGGTAGAACACATCGCCGGGATAGGCTTCGCGGCCGGAGGGGCGCTTGAGCACAAGGGAGATCTGGCGGTAAGCGGCGGCGTGCTTGGACAAATCGTCAAAGATGATCAGCGCGTCCATGCCGTTTTCCATGAACCATTCACCCATGGCGGCACCGGAGAACGGAGCGAGGTATTGGGCGGTGGCGGTGTCGGAGGCCGTGGCGGCAACGATGATGGTGTAACGGAGGGCGTCATTTTCCTCCAGGACGCCGACGACGCGGGCGATGTTGGCGCGCTTCTGGCCGATGGCGACGTAGATGGAATAGAGAGGGCGGAAATCCTTGTCCCCGCGGGCTTCCGCTTCTTTGTTGATGCGGGCCTGGTTGATGATGGTGTCGATGGCGACGGTGGTTTTTCCTGTGGCGCGGTCGCCGATGATGAGCTCGCGCTGTCCGCGGCCGATCGGGATCATGGCGTCGACGGCCATGATGCCGGTCTGGACGGGCTGGCTGACGGCCTTGCGCTTGATGATGCCGGGGGCGATGCGTTCGACGAGGTAGGTGGTGTCGGAGCTGACGGCACCTTTACCATCGAGCGGGCGGCCGAGGGCATCGACCACGCGGCCGAGGAGGCCCTTGCCAACGGGAACCGAGAGGAGACGCCCGGTGGTCTTGGCTTCGTCGCCTTCCTTGACGTGTTGATAGTCGCCCAGGATGATGGCACCGACCTCGGTTTCTTCGAGGTTGAGGGCGAGGGCGGTGGCGCCACCGGGAAGTTCGATCATTTCGTTGTAGGCGACATCGGTGAGGCC includes:
- the atpA gene encoding F0F1 ATP synthase subunit alpha yields the protein MSTLLDEIQASIQGLKTQANRTNTGTVREITDGVAKIEGLTDVAYNEMIELPGGATALALNLEETEVGAIILGDYQHVKEGDEAKTTGRLLSVPVGKGLLGRVVDALGRPLDGKGAVSSDTTYLVERIAPGIIKRKAVSQPVQTGIMAVDAMIPIGRGQRELIIGDRATGKTTVAIDTIINQARINKEAEARGDKDFRPLYSIYVAIGQKRANIARVVGVLEENDALRYTIIVAATASDTATAQYLAPFSGAAMGEWFMENGMDALIIFDDLSKHAAAYRQISLVLKRPSGREAYPGDVFYLHSRLLERSARLNEKSGNGSLTALPIIETQAGDVSAYIPTNVISITDGQIFLESDLFYQGVRPAINVGISVSRVGSSAQIKAMKQVAGKVKLELAQFRELAAFAQFASDLDAATKARLERGARIVEVFKQQQYNPIPVEIQSCILWAVQNGHFDSVKVENVKATQIKLTEFLANRKQAILEELKTKKAFDDGLTAQLKAAIEEFKTINS